One part of the Ralstonia pickettii genome encodes these proteins:
- the cobT gene encoding nicotinate-nucleotide--dimethylbenzimidazole phosphoribosyltransferase translates to MNQAMHIPPFDDALRARLQAAVDSKTKPPGALGRLESLAVQIGLIQNTDTPQLTRPAMVVFAADHGIAHAGVSAYPQAVTAQMVLNFIAGGAAVNVFCRQHGFALEVVNAGVAAPLWTADTPGLVDAPVGPGTRNFAAEGVQQTAMTADERHRAMALGAQRVAHHAALGTNVIALGEMGIANTASAACLMARLCDLPVAQCVGRGTGLDDDGLAHKRAVLEAAMARHADVREPLDVLACFGGFEVAAMVGAVLEAAQRRMVILVDGFIATAAVLVAARVAPDVLRYCVFGHLSDERGHRALLEVLDARPLLSLSLRLGEGSGAVLAYPVVVSAVAFLREMATFASAGVSERASP, encoded by the coding sequence ATGAATCAAGCCATGCACATTCCGCCATTTGACGATGCGTTGCGCGCGCGCCTGCAGGCCGCCGTGGACAGCAAGACCAAGCCGCCGGGCGCACTTGGCCGGCTCGAATCGCTGGCCGTGCAGATCGGCCTGATCCAGAACACCGACACGCCGCAGCTCACGCGTCCCGCAATGGTGGTCTTTGCCGCAGACCACGGCATCGCCCACGCTGGCGTGAGCGCGTACCCCCAAGCGGTGACTGCGCAGATGGTGCTCAACTTCATCGCAGGCGGTGCGGCCGTCAACGTGTTCTGCCGTCAGCATGGGTTTGCGCTGGAGGTGGTGAATGCCGGCGTTGCCGCGCCGTTGTGGACGGCCGATACGCCGGGTCTGGTCGATGCACCCGTTGGCCCCGGTACGCGCAACTTTGCCGCCGAAGGTGTTCAGCAAACGGCCATGACCGCCGACGAGCGCCATCGCGCCATGGCACTCGGTGCGCAGCGCGTGGCACACCACGCGGCGCTCGGGACCAACGTGATTGCGCTGGGTGAAATGGGCATCGCCAACACGGCGTCTGCCGCGTGCCTGATGGCGCGGTTGTGCGACCTTCCCGTCGCGCAATGCGTTGGCCGCGGCACTGGGCTAGACGATGACGGCCTCGCCCACAAGCGGGCCGTGCTGGAAGCCGCAATGGCCAGGCATGCTGATGTACGTGAGCCGCTGGACGTGCTTGCCTGCTTCGGCGGCTTCGAGGTTGCCGCGATGGTGGGGGCGGTGCTTGAAGCGGCGCAGCGGCGCATGGTCATCCTCGTCGACGGGTTTATCGCTACGGCCGCCGTGCTGGTGGCGGCCCGTGTGGCGCCCGACGTGCTGCGCTATTGCGTGTTCGGTCATCTCTCGGACGAACGCGGGCATCGCGCGTTGCTGGAGGTGCTCGATGCGCGGCCATTGCTGTCGCTGTCGTTGCGGCTGGGCGAGGGCAGCGGTGCGGTGCTGGCGTATCCCGTGGTCGTGTCGGCAGTGGCGTTCCTGCGCGAGATGGCGACCTTCGCCAGCGCAGGCGTGAGCGAGCGCGCATCGCCATGA
- the cbiB gene encoding adenosylcobinamide-phosphate synthase CbiB, which produces MSVLQGGVFDLGWPLVALAALAGVLLDRLFGEVPRWHPLVGFGRLAKPIERRMNRAPAAVSWSRLVGVAAWAIAVLPLVLLAGWLVGGARDVSPWLVAALDAVALYFAIGARSLHEHIAPIALALRDADVPRARALASRIVSRDLTQATDEPIARAAVESALENGSDAIFAPLFWLVVAGAPGVVLYRLANTLDAMWGYRNARFTGFGWAAARIDDVLNWIPARLTAISYALLGHTADALNCWRTQAPQWSSPNAGPVMAAGAGSLRVQLGGAARYEGVEEARPSLGTGETATAADIARALTLVSRTLWLWLGALGLLAALAWGLS; this is translated from the coding sequence GTGAGCGTGTTGCAGGGCGGCGTATTCGATCTCGGGTGGCCGCTCGTGGCGCTCGCCGCGCTGGCGGGCGTGCTGCTCGACCGGCTGTTCGGAGAGGTGCCGCGCTGGCATCCGTTGGTCGGCTTCGGGCGCCTCGCCAAACCCATTGAGCGCCGGATGAATCGCGCACCGGCCGCGGTATCGTGGTCGCGCCTCGTCGGCGTCGCTGCATGGGCGATCGCCGTGTTGCCGCTCGTGCTGCTTGCAGGATGGCTCGTCGGCGGGGCGCGTGATGTGTCGCCCTGGCTGGTGGCAGCGCTTGATGCCGTTGCGCTCTATTTCGCCATTGGCGCGCGCAGCCTGCATGAACACATTGCCCCGATCGCGCTTGCCCTGCGCGATGCGGATGTTCCGCGCGCACGCGCCCTAGCATCGCGCATCGTCTCGCGTGACCTCACGCAAGCCACGGATGAGCCCATCGCACGCGCCGCCGTGGAATCTGCACTAGAGAATGGCAGCGATGCCATCTTCGCCCCGCTGTTTTGGCTCGTCGTGGCGGGCGCGCCGGGCGTGGTGCTGTATCGGTTGGCCAACACGCTCGATGCAATGTGGGGCTACCGCAATGCGCGCTTTACCGGCTTCGGCTGGGCGGCCGCGCGCATCGACGACGTGCTCAACTGGATTCCCGCCCGCCTCACGGCAATCAGCTATGCGCTGCTTGGCCACACCGCCGATGCGCTGAACTGCTGGCGCACGCAAGCGCCGCAATGGTCTAGCCCCAACGCCGGCCCGGTGATGGCCGCAGGCGCCGGCAGCCTGCGCGTTCAGCTCGGGGGCGCAGCACGCTACGAAGGCGTGGAAGAAGCGCGCCCGTCGCTCGGCACGGGCGAGACAGCAACGGCAGCAGATATCGCACGCGCGTTGACGCTCGTGTCGCGCACTTTGTGGTTGTGGCTCGGCGCACTTGGCTTGCTTGCAGCGCTGGCGTGGGGCCTGTCGTGA
- the cobO gene encoding cob(I)yrinic acid a,c-diamide adenosyltransferase → MTTEEKNDALNERHRSRMQRKKAVVDAKIAAATDVRGVLLVNTGNGKGKSSSGFGMVIRAMGHDMQVGVVQFIKGAIPTGEERFLRRFPEQCSFHVMGEGYTWETQDRTRDTEKAQAAWACARELLSDPTVGLVLLDELNIALKYNYLDVQTVLADLRARPPAQHVVITGRGAPPELIEAADTVTDMTLVKHAFSQGIQAQPGVEL, encoded by the coding sequence ATGACGACTGAAGAGAAGAATGACGCGCTGAACGAGCGCCACCGCTCGCGCATGCAGCGCAAGAAGGCCGTAGTGGATGCCAAGATCGCCGCCGCCACCGACGTGCGCGGCGTGCTGCTCGTCAACACCGGTAACGGCAAGGGCAAATCCAGCTCCGGATTTGGCATGGTGATCCGCGCCATGGGCCACGACATGCAGGTCGGCGTGGTGCAGTTCATCAAGGGCGCGATCCCAACGGGCGAAGAGCGATTCCTGCGCCGTTTTCCCGAACAATGCAGCTTTCACGTGATGGGCGAGGGCTACACCTGGGAGACGCAGGACCGCACGCGCGACACTGAAAAGGCGCAAGCTGCATGGGCCTGCGCACGCGAGCTGCTGAGCGATCCGACCGTCGGCCTGGTGCTGCTGGATGAACTGAACATTGCGCTCAAGTACAACTACCTTGACGTGCAGACCGTGCTGGCCGATTTGCGCGCACGGCCGCCGGCCCAGCATGTGGTGATCACCGGACGCGGTGCGCCGCCCGAGCTGATTGAGGCTGCCGACACCGTGACTGACATGACGCTCGTCAAGCATGCGTTTTCCCAAGGCATCCAGGCGCAGCCGGGAGTCGAACTGTGA
- a CDS encoding ParA family protein, with the protein MPVAVVANPKGGVGKSTLATNLAGYFAARDHAVMLGDTDRQQSSREWLALRPETAKPIRTWEINADHIAKPPKGTTHVVLDTPAGLHGWRLADLVKMSGYVIVPLQPSMFDILATQTFLRKLADEKPVRHGEVKLGVVGMRVDMRTRAAEQLQRFVQGLEVPILGYLRDTQNYVQLAAHGLTLWDVAPSRVAKDVEQWSGILEWLGESPPQASVADTSAAA; encoded by the coding sequence ATGCCGGTGGCCGTTGTAGCGAATCCGAAGGGCGGGGTGGGCAAAAGCACGCTGGCGACCAATCTGGCCGGCTACTTTGCCGCGCGGGATCATGCCGTGATGCTGGGAGACACCGACCGCCAGCAGTCCTCACGCGAGTGGCTGGCGCTGCGCCCCGAGACCGCCAAGCCCATCCGCACCTGGGAAATCAACGCCGACCACATCGCCAAGCCGCCCAAGGGTACGACGCACGTGGTGCTCGATACGCCGGCGGGTCTCCACGGCTGGCGGCTGGCGGATCTCGTCAAGATGTCCGGCTACGTAATCGTGCCGTTGCAGCCCTCCATGTTCGACATCCTGGCCACGCAGACCTTCCTGCGGAAACTGGCCGATGAAAAGCCGGTGCGCCATGGCGAGGTCAAGCTCGGCGTGGTCGGCATGCGCGTGGACATGCGCACGCGTGCCGCAGAACAGCTTCAGCGTTTCGTGCAGGGGCTGGAGGTGCCGATCCTCGGTTATCTGCGCGATACCCAGAACTACGTACAACTGGCCGCACATGGCCTGACGTTGTGGGACGTGGCGCCCTCGCGCGTGGCCAAAGACGTGGAGCAGTGGAGCGGCATTCTCGAGTGGCTCGGAGAATCGCCTCCGCAGGCCAGTGTTGCCGATACATCGGCGGCGGCATGA
- a CDS encoding cobalamin-binding protein, with the protein MPNRLSRLTRRLYVCGLSAIAVTIAAAPACAAISVTDDSGATVTLLRPAQRIVSLAPHATELLFAAGGGGRIVGTVAYSDYPPAARDIPHVGDNRSLDLERIAALKPDLVVVWRHSNAQKQIDRLRALGIPLFFSEPHRMSDIPRSIEALGTLLDTRASAHDAAQQFRQRADTLRQRYASRPPVSVFYQVWEQPLMTLNGQHIFSDVLALCGGRNVFAGEPLLVPTVSPEAVIAANPEVLLTASMGATQGSRPIDTLDAWKRWPQLLAVQRGNLFSINGDLINRFGPRLVEAATLLCEDLEQARARRLGSQATNGQGC; encoded by the coding sequence ATGCCCAATCGTCTCTCTCGCCTCACCCGTCGCCTGTATGTGTGCGGCCTGTCTGCCATTGCGGTCACGATCGCTGCCGCACCGGCATGTGCTGCCATTTCCGTCACAGACGATAGCGGCGCCACCGTGACGCTGCTGCGCCCCGCCCAACGCATCGTCAGCCTCGCTCCACATGCGACCGAGCTGCTGTTCGCGGCAGGCGGCGGTGGCCGCATCGTCGGCACCGTGGCTTACAGCGACTACCCGCCAGCCGCACGCGACATTCCCCACGTGGGGGATAACCGCTCGCTCGATCTGGAGCGCATCGCTGCCCTCAAGCCTGATCTGGTTGTGGTCTGGCGCCACAGCAACGCGCAAAAGCAGATCGACCGCCTGCGTGCGCTCGGCATTCCGCTGTTCTTTTCCGAGCCGCATCGCATGAGCGATATTCCGCGCTCGATCGAGGCGCTCGGCACACTGCTCGACACCCGCGCGAGCGCGCACGACGCCGCGCAGCAATTCCGCCAACGCGCCGATACGCTGCGCCAACGCTACGCGAGCCGGCCGCCGGTTTCGGTGTTCTATCAGGTATGGGAACAGCCGCTGATGACGCTCAACGGCCAGCACATCTTCTCTGACGTGCTGGCGCTGTGCGGCGGCCGGAATGTGTTTGCCGGCGAGCCCTTGCTGGTGCCGACCGTTTCGCCCGAGGCCGTGATCGCAGCCAACCCCGAAGTGCTGCTCACCGCGAGCATGGGCGCCACGCAAGGCAGCCGTCCGATCGATACGCTTGACGCGTGGAAACGCTGGCCGCAATTGCTGGCGGTGCAACGTGGCAATCTCTTCAGCATCAACGGTGACCTGATCAACCGCTTTGGCCCGCGCCTGGTGGAAGCAGCAACGCTGTTGTGCGAAGACCTGGAACAAGCCCGAGCGCGGCGCCTCGGCTCGCAAGCCACCAACGGGCAGGGGTGCTAA
- the panC gene encoding pantoate--beta-alanine ligase: MKVISSIQELRDQLRGQNRVAFVPTMGNLHEGHLSLMRLARQHGDPVVASIFVNRLQFGPNEDFDKYPRTLQDDIEKLQKEGVYVLFAPTERDMYPEPQEYRVEPPHDLGDTLEGEFRPGFFKGVCTVVMKLFCCVQPRVAVFGKKDYQQLMIVRRMAHQFALPVDIVPAETVRADDGLALSSRNVYLTNEERAEAPELYRTLHQVRQDVLETVLQGQASHEEVTTKAMEYLRGRGWQPDYVAVRRRSDLQEPTPENIAAGEPLVVLTAAKLGKTRLIDNLEI, encoded by the coding sequence ATGAAAGTCATCTCGTCGATCCAGGAACTGCGCGATCAGCTGCGCGGCCAGAACCGCGTCGCCTTCGTGCCGACCATGGGCAACCTGCATGAAGGCCACCTGAGCCTGATGCGCCTGGCGCGCCAGCACGGCGACCCGGTGGTGGCGTCCATTTTCGTGAACCGCCTGCAGTTCGGCCCGAACGAAGATTTCGACAAATACCCGCGCACGCTGCAGGACGACATCGAAAAACTGCAGAAGGAAGGCGTGTACGTGTTGTTTGCGCCCACCGAGCGCGACATGTACCCCGAGCCGCAGGAATATCGCGTCGAGCCGCCGCACGACCTTGGCGACACGCTCGAAGGCGAATTCCGCCCTGGCTTCTTCAAGGGCGTGTGCACGGTGGTGATGAAGCTGTTCTGCTGCGTGCAGCCGCGCGTGGCCGTGTTCGGCAAGAAGGACTACCAGCAGTTGATGATCGTGCGCCGCATGGCGCATCAGTTTGCGTTGCCGGTCGACATCGTCCCCGCCGAAACAGTCCGCGCGGATGATGGTCTGGCGCTGTCGTCGCGCAATGTCTACCTGACCAACGAAGAGCGCGCAGAAGCTCCTGAGCTGTATCGCACGCTGCATCAGGTGCGTCAGGACGTGCTGGAAACCGTGCTGCAGGGCCAGGCGTCGCACGAAGAGGTGACCACCAAGGCAATGGAATATCTGCGTGGCCGCGGCTGGCAACCCGACTACGTCGCCGTGCGCCGCCGCTCCGACCTGCAAGAACCGACACCCGAGAACATCGCTGCGGGCGAACCGCTGGTCGTGTTGACGGCCGCCAAACTTGGCAAGACGCGCCTGATCGATAACCTCGAAATCTGA
- the cobU gene encoding bifunctional adenosylcobinamide kinase/adenosylcobinamide-phosphate guanylyltransferase yields MSRRLTLVLGGARSGKSHHAEQLALQCAGVVTYVATAGEGDEEMQLRVALHRARRPANWGLVEEPVHLAEALYTHAQHGGCVLVDCMTLWLNNLLFSEHHEYPETGLVTPPEAWTAEIDALLTALPLLPGEVILVSNEIGLGVVPMGAVTRFYVDELGRLNQRLAALADNVHLLVAGIPMVVKGPALGAAT; encoded by the coding sequence ATGTCACGCCGCCTCACACTCGTTCTCGGGGGTGCCCGCTCAGGCAAGAGCCACCACGCCGAACAGCTCGCGCTGCAATGCGCGGGGGTCGTCACGTACGTTGCCACCGCCGGCGAGGGCGATGAAGAAATGCAATTGCGCGTGGCCCTGCATCGCGCACGCCGCCCGGCGAATTGGGGGCTGGTCGAAGAGCCCGTGCACCTGGCCGAAGCGCTCTACACGCACGCGCAGCACGGTGGCTGTGTGCTGGTCGATTGCATGACGCTGTGGCTCAACAATCTGCTCTTCTCCGAGCACCACGAATACCCCGAGACAGGCCTCGTCACCCCACCCGAAGCTTGGACGGCCGAGATTGACGCGCTGCTCACCGCCCTGCCGCTGCTGCCCGGCGAGGTCATCCTGGTCAGCAACGAAATCGGCCTGGGCGTGGTGCCGATGGGCGCCGTCACGCGGTTCTACGTGGACGAACTGGGCCGGCTGAACCAACGCCTTGCCGCACTGGCCGACAACGTGCATCTGCTGGTGGCAGGCATCCCGATGGTGGTCAAGGGGCCGGCACTCGGCGCTGCAACGTGA
- the cobC gene encoding alpha-ribazole phosphatase: MDVILIRHARPAMTAGLCYGRTDLELASPMDPEPAAIVEKLAAHTPHRLLASPLQRSRLTAEAIARAARLPTVELDAQLMELDFGAWEGCQWDDIPRAEIDQWARDLVHGNPHGGESAAELLARVTRWATAMTTATATPTACVWAVTHAGCMRALAAHWLQRPLAETLQWPLQWGAACGFRVLPDTLPVLLFWNR; this comes from the coding sequence ATGGATGTCATCCTGATCCGCCACGCGCGGCCCGCCATGACGGCAGGTCTCTGCTATGGCCGCACCGATCTGGAGCTGGCCTCGCCGATGGACCCGGAGCCGGCGGCCATCGTCGAAAAGCTTGCCGCGCACACGCCGCATCGTCTGCTGGCAAGCCCATTGCAACGCAGCCGCCTGACCGCCGAAGCAATAGCGCGAGCGGCGCGGCTTCCCACGGTCGAACTGGATGCGCAATTGATGGAACTCGACTTTGGCGCCTGGGAAGGTTGCCAGTGGGATGACATCCCCCGTGCGGAAATCGACCAGTGGGCGCGCGATCTCGTGCACGGCAATCCGCATGGCGGAGAGTCGGCGGCAGAATTGTTGGCGCGCGTCACGAGGTGGGCGACAGCAATGACCACAGCGACCGCGACGCCCACCGCATGCGTGTGGGCCGTCACGCATGCCGGCTGTATGCGTGCGCTCGCGGCGCACTGGTTGCAACGGCCGCTGGCCGAGACGCTGCAATGGCCGTTGCAATGGGGGGCGGCCTGCGGCTTTCGCGTGCTGCCCGACACGTTGCCGGTGCTGCTGTTCTGGAACCGTTGA
- a CDS encoding ABC transporter ATP-binding protein — protein sequence MSWRRRPSPAPDAFAQLDAAPELALRDLRVAVDGRVLVERLSMTATAGQLWCVVGPNGAGKSTWLSVLAGLRSPDGGSVALDGVPLADWPPLAMARRRAFLPQTLHDTFPITVYDAVMTGRHPHLARWEWEGDADARAVDAAVSALQLQSLAERDVRTLSGGERQRVAMAAVVAQEARVLLLDEPVAHLDLHQQVAVLRLLREGCRKQGWLVVLTVHDLNLARRFATHALLMDGAGHTTAGIAAEVLTPEHCARVLRTPIAEVANGRHTALIPDNSDDD from the coding sequence ATGAGCTGGCGGCGCCGCCCAAGTCCTGCCCCGGATGCATTCGCGCAATTGGACGCGGCGCCCGAACTGGCGCTGCGCGATCTGCGAGTGGCGGTCGATGGGCGTGTGCTGGTTGAGCGCTTATCGATGACGGCCACCGCCGGCCAGCTCTGGTGCGTGGTCGGCCCGAATGGCGCGGGCAAGTCGACCTGGCTTTCGGTACTGGCGGGCTTGCGTTCGCCGGACGGCGGCAGCGTCGCGCTTGACGGTGTGCCGCTTGCCGATTGGCCGCCGCTCGCGATGGCCCGCCGTCGCGCGTTTCTGCCGCAGACCTTGCACGACACCTTTCCCATCACCGTTTACGACGCGGTGATGACCGGCCGCCACCCGCATCTCGCGCGCTGGGAATGGGAGGGAGATGCCGATGCGCGCGCTGTGGATGCAGCGGTGTCGGCGCTGCAGCTGCAGTCGCTGGCAGAACGCGATGTGCGCACGCTTTCTGGCGGTGAGCGTCAGCGCGTGGCGATGGCTGCCGTGGTGGCGCAGGAGGCGCGCGTGCTGCTGCTCGACGAGCCCGTCGCTCACCTCGATTTGCATCAGCAGGTTGCCGTGCTCCGCCTGCTGCGCGAAGGCTGCCGCAAACAGGGCTGGCTGGTCGTGCTGACCGTGCACGACTTGAACCTCGCGCGCCGCTTCGCGACGCATGCGCTGCTGATGGACGGCGCCGGTCACACGACCGCCGGGATCGCAGCCGAGGTGCTGACCCCCGAGCATTGCGCACGTGTGCTGCGCACGCCTATTGCCGAGGTGGCCAACGGCCGCCATACGGCCTTGATTCCTGATAATTCCGATGACGACTGA
- the cobD gene encoding threonine-phosphate decarboxylase CobD, which produces MSGIVHGGNLAAARALYGEPAGGWLDLSTGINPHGYPIPPIPPDAWLRLPEDDGLEALAAAHYGVTDARAVLAVAGSQAAIRTLPTLLPHGRAGIAQIGYSEYAPAFARAGHDVVPLPEGAFLGDLPNDVRHLVVVNPNNPTARLLPAATLRDWHTRLQARGGTLIVDEAFIEALDDGPTLAPLAGTPGLVVLRSIGKFYGLAGARIGFALAARELLAALRDALGHWTVNGPARAVVRAALADTAWQAATRAQLQLAGRRLSTLLDRHGLPNAATPLFAWASAAYAQALHASLARLGIWTRLFDAPVNGLRFGLPPDETGWQRLADALASLSHSA; this is translated from the coding sequence GTGAGCGGCATCGTCCACGGCGGCAATCTCGCGGCCGCACGCGCGCTGTATGGGGAGCCTGCCGGCGGCTGGCTGGACCTCTCCACGGGCATCAATCCGCATGGCTACCCCATCCCGCCGATTCCACCCGATGCGTGGTTGCGCCTGCCCGAAGACGACGGCCTCGAAGCGCTAGCCGCCGCGCACTACGGCGTGACCGACGCGCGCGCAGTGCTGGCGGTTGCAGGTTCGCAGGCGGCGATCCGCACGCTGCCGACCCTGCTGCCGCACGGGCGTGCCGGCATCGCGCAGATCGGCTACAGCGAATACGCGCCCGCCTTTGCACGCGCCGGCCACGACGTTGTGCCGCTGCCCGAAGGGGCCTTTCTCGGCGATCTGCCGAACGACGTACGCCACCTGGTTGTCGTCAACCCGAACAACCCGACGGCACGCTTGCTGCCTGCAGCAACGCTGCGCGATTGGCACACACGCCTACAGGCGCGCGGCGGCACGTTGATCGTGGACGAGGCGTTTATCGAAGCGCTCGACGATGGCCCCACTTTGGCACCCCTTGCCGGCACGCCGGGGCTCGTGGTGTTGCGCTCGATCGGAAAGTTCTACGGGCTGGCGGGCGCCCGCATCGGCTTCGCGCTTGCTGCACGTGAACTGCTGGCGGCACTGCGCGACGCGTTGGGACACTGGACCGTCAACGGCCCGGCGCGTGCCGTCGTGCGTGCGGCGCTGGCCGATACCGCCTGGCAAGCTGCCACGCGGGCGCAACTGCAGCTTGCGGGCAGGCGGCTTTCGACGTTGCTTGATCGCCACGGGTTGCCGAATGCCGCAACACCGCTGTTTGCCTGGGCATCCGCCGCATATGCGCAGGCGCTGCACGCAAGCCTGGCGCGCCTCGGCATCTGGACGCGCCTGTTCGATGCACCCGTCAACGGCTTGCGCTTCGGCCTGCCCCCGGACGAGACTGGCTGGCAACGCCTTGCCGATGCGCTAGCATCGCTGTCGCACTCCGCTTGA
- a CDS encoding adenosylcobinamide-GDP ribazoletransferase, which yields MNAWREHWHTLWTAVGYFTRIPVPASVGFSQAGLNRAARYFPLIGWLVGAVAAVVYWLVSHTVPAPGVAVAMSMVATLLLTGAFHEDGLADCADGFGGGYTPEDRLRIMHDSRIGAFGAIAVCMALLLKWQLLSAMAPHGIGILAAMVAAHAASRAAAVSYLLTHDYVRAEGKAKPVAQRMRWSDALWAGAFGVVPLLWFGSMCAALIVVGLIVARWLLGRYFVRRIGGITGDCLGMAQQMFELLILWGVLAWMSS from the coding sequence ATGAATGCCTGGCGCGAACATTGGCACACGCTGTGGACGGCGGTCGGGTATTTCACCCGCATCCCCGTGCCGGCGTCGGTCGGGTTCTCGCAAGCGGGGTTGAATCGCGCGGCGCGCTACTTTCCGCTGATCGGGTGGCTGGTGGGCGCCGTGGCAGCCGTGGTGTACTGGCTCGTGTCACACACGGTGCCCGCGCCAGGTGTGGCGGTGGCCATGTCGATGGTCGCGACGCTGTTGCTGACCGGCGCGTTTCACGAAGACGGTCTGGCCGATTGCGCCGACGGCTTTGGCGGCGGCTACACGCCTGAAGACCGGTTGCGCATCATGCACGACTCGCGCATCGGCGCGTTTGGGGCGATTGCCGTGTGCATGGCGCTGCTGCTGAAGTGGCAATTGCTGAGCGCGATGGCGCCGCACGGCATTGGCATCCTCGCGGCAATGGTGGCGGCGCACGCTGCCAGCCGCGCCGCCGCCGTCAGCTACCTGCTCACGCATGACTACGTGCGGGCGGAAGGCAAGGCCAAGCCGGTGGCGCAACGGATGCGATGGAGCGACGCGTTATGGGCTGGCGCGTTCGGTGTCGTGCCTCTACTGTGGTTCGGGTCGATGTGCGCGGCGCTGATCGTCGTCGGCTTGATCGTCGCGCGCTGGCTGCTGGGCCGCTATTTTGTGCGCCGCATCGGCGGCATCACCGGCGATTGTCTGGGCATGGCGCAGCAGATGTTCGAGCTGCTGATTCTGTGGGGCGTGCTGGCATGGATGTCATCCTGA
- a CDS encoding cobyric acid synthase: protein MSKAPFPVSPTSLRGTMMIQGTTSDAGKSTLVAGLCRVAHRAGVRVAPFKPQNMALNSAVTADGGEIGRAQALQAQAAGVAPTVDMNPVLLKPNSDTGAQIIIHGQARCDLDARAYHDYKPTAMAAVLESHTRLRARYDLVLVEGAGSPAEVNLRDRDIANMGFAEAVDCPVVLVADIDRGGVFAHLLGTLACLSESERARVAGFVINRFRGDISLLTPGLDWLTAQTGKPVFGVLPYLHGLHLDAEDAVQTAQRAASADALRVVIPVLPRVSNHTDFDALRAHPQVDVRLVGPGQPIPPADLIILPGSKSVQADLAWLRANGWDAAIARHLRYGGKLIGICGGMQMLGRRLHDPNGLEGAAGSVQGLGYLDFETTLEPAKQLRQVRGTLAESGAAIDGYEIHMGVTVGAALARPAVQLDDGRADGAISADGQILATYLHGLFDAPEACRALLAWAGVSDARAQDYAALREASLERLADTCEAHLDLAALFRTLPRAG from the coding sequence ATGTCGAAAGCTCCATTTCCTGTGTCGCCCACATCGCTTCGGGGCACGATGATGATCCAGGGCACCACGTCCGATGCCGGCAAGAGCACGCTGGTCGCCGGCCTGTGCCGTGTCGCGCATCGCGCCGGTGTGCGCGTGGCGCCGTTCAAGCCGCAGAACATGGCGCTCAACAGCGCCGTCACCGCAGATGGCGGCGAGATCGGCCGCGCCCAGGCCCTGCAGGCGCAGGCGGCGGGCGTCGCGCCCACGGTCGACATGAACCCCGTGCTGCTCAAGCCCAACAGCGACACCGGTGCCCAGATCATCATCCACGGCCAGGCGCGCTGCGACCTCGACGCTCGCGCGTATCACGACTACAAGCCCACCGCCATGGCTGCCGTGCTCGAATCGCACACACGGCTGCGTGCGCGTTACGACCTTGTGCTGGTTGAGGGCGCCGGCAGCCCGGCGGAGGTCAACCTGCGCGACCGCGACATCGCCAACATGGGCTTTGCCGAAGCCGTCGATTGCCCCGTCGTGCTCGTCGCCGACATCGATCGCGGCGGCGTGTTCGCGCACCTGCTCGGCACGCTCGCTTGCCTGTCAGAAAGCGAGCGCGCGCGCGTGGCGGGCTTCGTCATCAACCGGTTTCGCGGCGATATTTCGTTGCTGACGCCGGGGCTCGACTGGCTGACCGCACAGACGGGCAAGCCGGTATTTGGCGTGCTGCCGTATCTGCACGGCCTGCACCTCGACGCAGAAGACGCGGTGCAGACGGCACAGCGCGCAGCTTCGGCCGATGCGCTGCGCGTCGTCATTCCTGTGCTTCCGCGCGTGTCCAATCACACCGATTTCGACGCGCTGCGCGCGCACCCGCAGGTGGACGTCCGCCTGGTCGGTCCTGGCCAGCCGATTCCGCCCGCCGACCTCATCATCCTGCCTGGCAGCAAGAGCGTGCAGGCCGATCTCGCCTGGCTGCGCGCCAACGGCTGGGATGCGGCCATCGCGCGGCATCTGCGCTATGGAGGCAAGCTGATCGGCATCTGCGGCGGCATGCAGATGCTGGGGCGGCGCCTGCATGATCCGAACGGGCTGGAGGGCGCAGCTGGCAGCGTCCAGGGTCTGGGCTATCTGGATTTCGAGACCACGTTGGAGCCGGCCAAGCAGTTGCGTCAGGTGCGCGGCACCTTGGCCGAAAGCGGTGCGGCCATCGACGGCTATGAAATCCACATGGGCGTGACCGTGGGGGCGGCTCTTGCGCGCCCCGCCGTTCAACTGGACGATGGCCGCGCAGATGGCGCGATCTCCGCCGACGGGCAGATCCTGGCGACTTACCTGCACGGCTTGTTCGACGCGCCCGAGGCGTGCCGCGCGTTGCTCGCCTGGGCCGGTGTGAGCGATGCGCGGGCGCAGGACTATGCTGCCTTGCGTGAAGCATCGCTCGAACGTCTGGCCGACACGTGCGAAGCGCATCTGGACCTCGCTGCGCTCTTCCGAACGCTGCCACGTGCGGGCTGA